GCCCTAGTAGCGGATCGACAACCACTCTGGCTGATGGAACCTACTCCCTTAATCTGAGCAAGGGAAAGTATTCTCTCATCGTATATGCTGATGGATTTATTCAAAGTGCATCACGCTCTTTAAGACTGCCTCCGAATAGGAGTGGCATTAACTTCTCACTTGAAAGACCAGATTTGGAAATTGCCCCATCCACTATCGCAGCCACTTTAAATCTTGGGGATCAAATTAGCCAGGTAATCAGATTGGATAATAAAGGATCGGAGAGACTGACTTGGAATGCTTCCATAGCACCGCTCCATTCCGCTGCAAGTAGTGCATCAGAATGGATCGACTTGTCCTCTTTCAAGGGAAAGATTCGGCGAGGGGGTATTCAAGAAATAACACTTACTCTAGATGCTACAAGTCTTACTCCCGGATCTTACACAGCGGAGATTGTTTTTAGTTGGGACGATGTTAATGGTATTATTGAAAGCCGGTTACCCGTAAAGTTATCCATAATAGATTCAACGAGAAACGACCCTCCAATCGTTTCTTTTAAGAGAGCTTCATCTGACCTAGAAATAGATGAGGGGTATAGTTTGATTAACATAGAGGCAAAGGCTAGTGATCCTGATGGGAGTATCAGCCATGTGGAACTCTTTTTAGATGGAGAATCACTGGGTAAGCAAACGAAAAAACCCTACAGATGGAATCAGGGTAACCTTGCATTACGAGGCTTACCAGCCGGAACTTATCAGTTAAAACTTATGGCCACTGATAATGAAGGTGCAACTGCGGAAGCATTGGTCAAACTTAATGTCAATGAAGTTAACCAGCCTCCAACGATTTCCTTTGCAGGCTCATCAAGGCTAAAGGTAAGAAAACCCTATAAGCCCACGGACCTGGAGATCAAAGCAAAAGCTTCTGACTCGGATGGTCAAATAACGGCCGTGAGGCTTTATATAGATGGACTCTTCGTCGGAGAACAGAATGAACGCAGTTACTTTTGGAACGGTAATAATGGTGCTAGACTACTTGGCTTGCCAGTAGGAACATACCAGTTAAAACTCATCGCTGTAGACAATAATGATGCCACTGCTATAGCAGTGACCGAACTGAAGGTTAAATGACTTGGAGAGCATTTTAGTAGTGAGAGAGCCCCAATGCCCCAGAGTGCTTAGCTCGGCCAAGTAAAGGCAATAGACGATCAGCAAATCGATTCTTAACGAATCAAGAGACTATGTGCCGATATGTAAAATCGAGCGTACATTCGTGGGAAGTTTCTTCGTACGCTGCAATCTTGTTCTTTGCAAAGTAAGTTTTAGAGTCCATTGTTAACTCCCGTATTCTCTTTATCAAATATCAGCTTCAAGAAAATTTGCCTAGCGGACACACAATGGCTCAAAACTTAAACACTCATTATCACTCATGTTATCTATTAGTGATAATGAGATGAGTGCTATTATAACAAAATTTTTTACCAACTAGAGTAATCGATTTGTATAAATGATTCTTGAGCTAGGGTTGTTCGAGTCCCGTTACCGAAATTTCCGTATGCATTACGACCTGTAGCCCAATATGTTCCATCAATTTTTAAAACGACTGCAAATGCGGAGCCAGAATCTACTTTAGCTACGTCATCCATAGCTTTAACAGGACTATTCAATGAAGGTAGTGAACTGCCCAAACCCAATGCACCAAATGGGTTTTTGCCAAATGCCCAAAGGGAATTGTCGTTTAAGATGGCATAAGATTGATCAGAACTGGTTGAAATAGATTTAACATGACTCATAACCATAGTAGGGGTGCTTCTATTTTGGAAATCACCTGTCCCTAATTGACCGTAATCATTTCTGCCTACAGTCCATAGGGTTCCATCCGTTTTCAAAATCAAGCTATGATTCGTTCCAGCTTGGGCATCGGCAACGTCATTCATGATAAAAATGAATGACTCGACAATAACTGGTGAATTGGGATTGTCGTTGCCCAATTGACCATAGTAATTATAACCAGTTGCCCAAAGCGAACCGTCATTTTTTACGACTAACGTGTGGGTATTAGCTGTGTCTACCCTTGCAACACGATCCAATAGGTATTGTGGAGAATCATAGCTTGAGTTACTTCTACCAAGACCTAGAACGCTGTTTCTATTATGACCCATAGCCCATAAGGTCTTATCATCTTTAACAGCAAATGTTGTGTTCATACCAGCACTGATCAACGCCACGTTATTGAGATTAGCGATGGGTTTAAATGTCAAGTTTTTATCATTATATCCTTCTATCGTTCTGCCGCATTGGCCATACTGATTACTACCCGTAACCCAAACAGAACCATCAGGTCTCAATGCTAAAGTATGATTGCTGCCCTGCGCGACAGAAACCACGTTATCTAAAGTATTCTGAGGAGTCAGGACGCTACTGTAAATAGACCCCGATGATTTACCGTTTCCAACTTCTCCTGAAAAATTTGCCCCAGCAATCCATAGAGTGTTATCATCCATAATGAATGCAGAACCAAAATCAGTTTGCTTTGAAGCACTGATTTGCATCATTGTGCTAAATGGATGGCCAGTTAATGCTTCCCTAATAGCAATAATACCCACGCTCTCTTCACGATGACGGGTCTCTTGATCGGCAGACTGCTCTTCCTGTATGCTTACCTCAGTATATAAAGTGCCTCCATGATCAAAACGCAAGACACTTGGATCACCACCCCTTGTTTGTACGGAACCCAGAAAGCTGTTGACGCCAAAAAACGGAAAGTTTAGCTGATGCCATTTATTTGTAATGTTGTGATAAGTCGTTGCATAGATTTCTATGTCATCCACTGCTTGTGTTAATCCTTGCTGAACTGCAATATAAGCTATTCGCTCTCCTGCCAATGGGCTAAGGTTAGCTTCTTCTGCACTCAATCTAACTTTAAATTGGTCTTTATCCACATTCTTACTTCTTGAAAATACAGCGTTACTGTTATTCTGGGTAACTTTAGATGTGAAGATTATCGGAACCTCCGGAAAGTCTGCCGTGAATACTTGGGTTTTTGTTGAATCCGTCACTCCCTCTATAAATCCAGCTTCAACATAGATTTTTCCTAAAAAGAATGATCCTGCTTCCACCACAAGATAGCTTACTGTTTCGCTAGTATGAACGCCATCCAGGTAATCGAATTCCTTTACCTGCATTTCAAAACTCTGAGGTGTGATATTTCGTATATTAGCAAATGCTGGTTCAGCATGATTGAAGGATCGAATATTAGCTATGACTACCGGGTTGTTAAATTCGCCGTCGATTTCAATAAGTTTCCAACTGTCAGGATCATTTTGTTTTATGATAACCTCTCTTGATTCAAAGTAGCTACTCTGCGAAAAGATAAGTGGTTGTGTTAAAAATAGTAAGGCTATCGTATGTAATAATTTTTTCATCTTTTTATTATTTATTATTTTTCAAATAAATGTGGTTTTATTTTTCCCCAATTTATTAAATCGCATCCTATTTTTGAGCTATGATATTTGCAGGTATAATTATTTGAGCAAGTAAGAACACATCGTAATCCAGATTTGAATGAGCGATGCATTTTAGCTAATTGCGATGAAAGAGCTGATTTTGGAGTTCTTCTTGAACCATTAGATAGGGTGCCTAGAAGCCTGAATGATTTAAATTCAACAGAGATACGGACTCTATGAAGATAGAGCAATACCACTGATCCATATTAACCGAGAAGCCCAATATTACTGCCTCTGAACATGCGGCGATGGGCATCTGGATAAGGTCAATGGTATACTAGAAGAAGTAATATGAGTAGATGTAAAAAGATTTAAATGCCAGTCCAACCTTTCGAACAAGGCAAGGTATCCTTTTGATATGATATTAACTCTGCTTATCCACTGCTATGTTCATGGGGCCTTTTTCTCGCGAAAGTAGACCGAGCTACTTATGGGGATCTATATGCTAGCTGGCTCAATGACAACATTCATCCTGAGCATAATACTATCTGCAAGTTTCAAGTTGAGATTGGCTAAGCCATCGATCTCCATGTCAATGTCCAGAGTGAATCCAAGCAAAATCAACGTCTCTATGATTTCAGACGTCACAAACGATAAAGGAGGCCAAAACCTAGAAGATAACCGATGTTATTCCAGGAGAAATGAATCACAAAATTGGCACTTATCTTTGTTACCCGTGGCTACTGCTACAGGCTTATCTAAATCGAATGCTAGTAACACATCAATTGCTAAACTGGCAAAAGCTGCTTTTCACATATAGATTGAAGGAATTAAGTAAATTATTCTGTTATAGAGGAGATGAGTTAACAATAATCAGTTTTGTCTCCTTTCTTATATGCAAGTGGACTTCAGAAGCCTGTTTTACAGCAGCTGATAGTGAAGCTATCTAGCCCTGTTCTAATTCAGGTGAAAACACTGCAAAAATTTTTGCTCAGAACAGATGAAATCACGCAAAAATGAAACTAAAACTTTGCAGAATCAGGATAGAGACGATATCATATAAGAGAGTTATGAAATATTTAGCCGCCATTATTATCTCTATCTATCTGTTTTCGGATGGGTCGACTTGGCAGCCAGGATCCCAAAGCAATTGTTGCCATTCAGAGCGAGAAACTAGCACTCTCTGTTGCCTGGACAAAGGTGTCGTTGAGAATTGCAGTTCGTGCAAGGGATGTGTTCCTTTAACAGACATACCGTGTTCTAGTGCCGATGGTTCATCACTGTGCCATTGTTCGTGCTGTGTGACAACTTCGAGCTCTACAGGCATGATTGCTAATTTCTATGGATTGGTAGTGAACCCGAATATTTGCGAATTTCTTCGTTTCCCTGCAGGAAAAATAGTAGGTATTAATCATGAGCCTACTAAGCCTCCTCCGCAGTCTATCATCTGATCCCTTATGTTTGGCTGAAGCTTGTAGCTTTAGAGTATTCATTAATTCAAGAAGGAGAAATAAGATGAAATCATTACGTTTCGTATTTTTGACATCAGTTCTATTACTTACAGCTGGCTTGCACACTGCATTTGCTGCTGGAAGTTGCACCAATTGCCCTAAGGATAAGGCTTGTGCATGTGCTGATTGTAAGTGTGATTGCTGCAAATAAAGTTAGCTAATCATCTCATAAAATTCGAGGGATGCTTTAAGGAATTGAAGCATCCCTCCTTTATCTTTATGTCATGCTCTGTTTTACCCTGAGTATCATCTAGGGATATAGATCCTACACTTTATAAATTTAACTTCTTAATTGTTGACATACTGCAGTAATGTTGTTTACACTAACGATCCGGTAAGAAATATGTTGCTTAGCCTGTGTTCAAAACCTAATCACAACTTTTAAAAAACAATCAATAATTATCTAGTTTATTATGACAAAAACAATCAACAAGCTTGTACCTGTATTTATCATTATTGCATTCACCTTGAACGTACGAGCCCAACTCGTAGTCGATTTCACGAGCGCAGGAGCTAATCCTGCAACATCTACATTAACAGTTGATATACTTGAGGGTTCGGCAGTTGCTTCGGGAACCAACAATCCAGGCACTACCGGAGCATTCTCCACTAGCACTGCAACAGGCACATTTGAGATATTAATATCACCTGTTGGCGATCCAGAAACCAATAGCTTTGAACCACTGACCTGGGGAGGCATTGTCGACACCAGCACATCTTTTATTGATACCAATAACTCAGGCTGGGGGGTAAGCTCTACGGCAGCGGGAGATGGAGGAAATACTTCCCCCGGGGAAGCATTACTCTTTTCCTTTGACTTATCTGGTCTCAGTCTCGGGGTTGATGAAAGATTGGTTTGGACTGGGTTCACAGTTGCTGGTTCGGGAGGTAATAACACTGTCTTGCATATCCAAACAAGTGCCACATCGGGAAGCCTTGTTGCCACAGGAACACCTGGAATTTTCAACCAAATTATATCCAATGGCGATCTCTTTGCTTTGTCAGCAACAGGATCAGGTCAAAAGCGTTTCGAAACGGCTACCTTTGATATTGTAACTATTCCAGAACCTTCAACGGTTTTCCTAACAGCTGCAGGTGTTGGAGCACTGCTTCTCTTAAGAGGCCGCTCCAGTAAAAAATAAACCAATTTTAGTGAGATATTAAATGCAGAGTTCTTTTGAGGAGAACTTTGTTTATTGACAGCAGGACCGTCAAATTTAGGGATGATAAAGCATCACTAAAGCAGCTTGGCAGAAGAGGGCGGATCTCTTACCAAAGCATCGATTTCCAGCCTTCTCTCGACTTAAACAGGTGAATGACATGCCGAATAAGAGTTGTTCGGTACAACAGCTGGTCGAGATGGCACAAAGCTGGATGCTTGGTTAGCGTCTCTTAAAAAGGCCTTAGGCAAAGCAAACAACTGAGGGAGAATAGAGCAGGGCCATGAGAAAAAAACTGCAAAGGGTATGATGAATACAAAGGCTCGTCAGAAATCAGAAGTAGTAGCCCCCGAAATAGTCAAAATCAGTTCCTGATGGACAACCTCGCTGAGATGTTAGATTTTCGGCGGAGCTTCTACCAACTTGCCTGGAGATAAATTCGAGTGAGTTTGAAGACTTCTTTGATAAGCATTATTCCTGCAAAGAGTGTCCCGCAAAGCTTACACGGCTTATGGTAAGATTGCTTATCTTAAAACTGCTCTATGATTTAAGTGATCAGAAGGCGAGGGAAGAGAGTAGGGGGACCTTACGCTCTTTAAGCAACGCTTCGACTGCATGAGCCACTCTTGCGAGCACTCCCTTTGTCACTACTCCGACTACCCCCCCGTCAACCTACGACTTGATCGGAGGGTCCAGCGGAAATAAGTGATACTGGCAATATGTATATTCTCGTCCAATCATAATACCTTGCACAAAACTTTCTGGATTTGATCCCCTGACACTGGCCCCGATCTAAGCGGTATGGTGCTCCGCACAAATCGTTTTTGGCTTTCCCGGTCAAGCCGTGAGATGACGGAGAGAATGGCGGGATGGTAAAAAAGAGCC
The sequence above is a segment of the Verrucomicrobiota bacterium genome. Coding sequences within it:
- a CDS encoding PEP-CTERM sorting domain-containing protein (PEP-CTERM proteins occur, often in large numbers, in the proteomes of bacteria that also encode an exosortase, a predicted intramembrane cysteine proteinase. The presence of a PEP-CTERM domain at a protein's C-terminus predicts cleavage within the sorting domain, followed by covalent anchoring to some some component of the (usually Gram-negative) cell surface. Many PEP-CTERM proteins exhibit an unusual sequence composition that includes large numbers of potential glycosylation sites. Expression of one such protein has been shown restore the ability of a bacterium to form floc, a type of biofilm.), with product MTKTINKLVPVFIIIAFTLNVRAQLVVDFTSAGANPATSTLTVDILEGSAVASGTNNPGTTGAFSTSTATGTFEILISPVGDPETNSFEPLTWGGIVDTSTSFIDTNNSGWGVSSTAAGDGGNTSPGEALLFSFDLSGLSLGVDERLVWTGFTVAGSGGNNTVLHIQTSATSGSLVATGTPGIFNQIISNGDLFALSATGSGQKRFETATFDIVTIPEPSTVFLTAAGVGALLLLRGRSSKK